From Macaca mulatta isolate MMU2019108-1 chromosome 3, T2T-MMU8v2.0, whole genome shotgun sequence, the proteins below share one genomic window:
- the ICOSLG gene encoding ICOS ligand isoform X2 — protein MRLGSPGLLLLLFSSLRADTQEKEVRAMVGSDVELSCACPEGSRFDLNDVYVYWQTSESKTVVTYHIPQNSSLDNVDSHYRNRALMSPAGMQRGDFSLRLFNVTPQDEQKFHCLVLSQSLGFQEVLSVVVTLHVAANFSVPVVSTPHNPSQDELTFTCTSINGYPRPNVYWINKTDNSLLDQALQNDTVFLNTRGLYDVVSVLRIARTPSLNIGCCIENVLLRQNLTVGSQTGNNIGERDKITENPVSTREKTEVTWSVLAVLCLLVAVAVAIGWVCRDRWLRRSYAGVWAVRPEPELAGHV, from the exons ATGCGGCTGGGCAG TCCTGGACTGCTCCTCCTGCTCTTCAGCAGCCTTCGAGCCG ATACTCAGGAGAAGGAAGTCAGAGCGATGGTGGGCAGCGACGTGGAGCTCAGCTGCGCGTGCCCCGAAGGAAGCCGTTTTGATTTAAATGACGTTTATGTATACTGGCAAACCAGCGAGTCGAAAACCGTGGTGACTTACCACATCCCGCAGAACAGCTCCTTGGACAACGTGGACAGCCACTACCGGAACCGGGCCCTGATGTCACCGGCCGGCATGCAGCGGGGCGACTTCTCCCTGCGCTTGTTCAACGTCACCCCCCAGGATGAGCAGAAGTTTCACTGCCTGGTATTGAGCCAATCCCTGGGATTCCAGGAGGTGCTGAGCGTTGTGGTCACACTGCATGTGGCAG caaacttcagCGTGCCTGTGGTCAGCACCCCCCACAACCCCTCCCAGGACGAGCTCACCTTCACGTGTACATCCATAAACGGCTACCCCAGGCCCAACGTGTACTGGATCAACAAGACGGACAACAGCCTGCTGGACCAGGCTCTGCAGAATGACACTGTCTTCTTGAACACGCGGGGCTTGTACGACGTGGTCAGTGTGCTGAGGATCGCGCGGACCCCCAGCTTGAACATCGGCTGCTGCATAGAGAACGTGCTTCTGCGGCAGAACCTGACGGTCGGCAGCCAAACAG GAAACAACATCGGAGAGAGAGACAAGATCACAGAGAATCCAGTCAGTACCCGCGAGAAGACCGAGGTCACGTGGAGCGTCCTGGCTGTCCTGTGCCTGCTTGTGGCCGTGGCGGTGGCCATAGGCTGGGTGTGCAGGGACCGATGGCTCCGCCGCAGCTATGCAG GTGTCTGGGCTGTGAGGCCGGAGCCAGAGCTCGCTG
- the ICOSLG gene encoding ICOS ligand isoform X1 encodes MRLGSPGLLLLLFSSLRADTQEKEVRAMVGSDVELSCACPEGSRFDLNDVYVYWQTSESKTVVTYHIPQNSSLDNVDSHYRNRALMSPAGMQRGDFSLRLFNVTPQDEQKFHCLVLSQSLGFQEVLSVVVTLHVAANFSVPVVSTPHNPSQDELTFTCTSINGYPRPNVYWINKTDNSLLDQALQNDTVFLNTRGLYDVVSVLRIARTPSLNIGCCIENVLLRQNLTVGSQTGNNIGERDKITENPVSTREKTEVTWSVLAVLCLLVAVAVAIGWVCRDRWLRRSYAGVWAVRPEPELAGQVSPSR; translated from the exons ATGCGGCTGGGCAG TCCTGGACTGCTCCTCCTGCTCTTCAGCAGCCTTCGAGCCG ATACTCAGGAGAAGGAAGTCAGAGCGATGGTGGGCAGCGACGTGGAGCTCAGCTGCGCGTGCCCCGAAGGAAGCCGTTTTGATTTAAATGACGTTTATGTATACTGGCAAACCAGCGAGTCGAAAACCGTGGTGACTTACCACATCCCGCAGAACAGCTCCTTGGACAACGTGGACAGCCACTACCGGAACCGGGCCCTGATGTCACCGGCCGGCATGCAGCGGGGCGACTTCTCCCTGCGCTTGTTCAACGTCACCCCCCAGGATGAGCAGAAGTTTCACTGCCTGGTATTGAGCCAATCCCTGGGATTCCAGGAGGTGCTGAGCGTTGTGGTCACACTGCATGTGGCAG caaacttcagCGTGCCTGTGGTCAGCACCCCCCACAACCCCTCCCAGGACGAGCTCACCTTCACGTGTACATCCATAAACGGCTACCCCAGGCCCAACGTGTACTGGATCAACAAGACGGACAACAGCCTGCTGGACCAGGCTCTGCAGAATGACACTGTCTTCTTGAACACGCGGGGCTTGTACGACGTGGTCAGTGTGCTGAGGATCGCGCGGACCCCCAGCTTGAACATCGGCTGCTGCATAGAGAACGTGCTTCTGCGGCAGAACCTGACGGTCGGCAGCCAAACAG GAAACAACATCGGAGAGAGAGACAAGATCACAGAGAATCCAGTCAGTACCCGCGAGAAGACCGAGGTCACGTGGAGCGTCCTGGCTGTCCTGTGCCTGCTTGTGGCCGTGGCGGTGGCCATAGGCTGGGTGTGCAGGGACCGATGGCTCCGCCGCAGCTATGCAG GTGTCTGGGCTGTGAGGCCGGAGCCAGAGCTCGCTG
- the ICOSLG gene encoding ICOS ligand isoform X4: protein MRLGSPGLLLLLFSSLRADTQEKEVRAMVGSDVELSCACPEGSRFDLNDVYVYWQTSESKTVVTYHIPQNSSLDNVDSHYRNRALMSPAGMQRGDFSLRLFNVTPQDEQKFHCLVLSQSLGFQEVLSVVVTLHVAANFSVPVVSTPHNPSQDELTFTCTSINGYPRPNVYWINKTDNSLLDQALQNDTVFLNTRGLYDVVSVLRIARTPSLNIGCCIENVLLRQNLTVGSQTGNNIGERDKITENPVSTREKTEVTWSVLAVLCLLVAVAVAIGWVCRDRWLRRSYAGG from the exons ATGCGGCTGGGCAG TCCTGGACTGCTCCTCCTGCTCTTCAGCAGCCTTCGAGCCG ATACTCAGGAGAAGGAAGTCAGAGCGATGGTGGGCAGCGACGTGGAGCTCAGCTGCGCGTGCCCCGAAGGAAGCCGTTTTGATTTAAATGACGTTTATGTATACTGGCAAACCAGCGAGTCGAAAACCGTGGTGACTTACCACATCCCGCAGAACAGCTCCTTGGACAACGTGGACAGCCACTACCGGAACCGGGCCCTGATGTCACCGGCCGGCATGCAGCGGGGCGACTTCTCCCTGCGCTTGTTCAACGTCACCCCCCAGGATGAGCAGAAGTTTCACTGCCTGGTATTGAGCCAATCCCTGGGATTCCAGGAGGTGCTGAGCGTTGTGGTCACACTGCATGTGGCAG caaacttcagCGTGCCTGTGGTCAGCACCCCCCACAACCCCTCCCAGGACGAGCTCACCTTCACGTGTACATCCATAAACGGCTACCCCAGGCCCAACGTGTACTGGATCAACAAGACGGACAACAGCCTGCTGGACCAGGCTCTGCAGAATGACACTGTCTTCTTGAACACGCGGGGCTTGTACGACGTGGTCAGTGTGCTGAGGATCGCGCGGACCCCCAGCTTGAACATCGGCTGCTGCATAGAGAACGTGCTTCTGCGGCAGAACCTGACGGTCGGCAGCCAAACAG GAAACAACATCGGAGAGAGAGACAAGATCACAGAGAATCCAGTCAGTACCCGCGAGAAGACCGAGGTCACGTGGAGCGTCCTGGCTGTCCTGTGCCTGCTTGTGGCCGTGGCGGTGGCCATAGGCTGGGTGTGCAGGGACCGATGGCTCCGCCGCAGCTATGCAGGTGGGTAG
- the ICOSLG gene encoding ICOS ligand isoform X5 encodes MRLGSPGLLLLLFSSLRAANFSVPVVSTPHNPSQDELTFTCTSINGYPRPNVYWINKTDNSLLDQALQNDTVFLNTRGLYDVVSVLRIARTPSLNIGCCIENVLLRQNLTVGSQTGNNIGERDKITENPVSTREKTEVTWSVLAVLCLLVAVAVAIGWVCRDRWLRRSYAGVWAVRPEPELAGHV; translated from the exons ATGCGGCTGGGCAG TCCTGGACTGCTCCTCCTGCTCTTCAGCAGCCTTCGAGCCG caaacttcagCGTGCCTGTGGTCAGCACCCCCCACAACCCCTCCCAGGACGAGCTCACCTTCACGTGTACATCCATAAACGGCTACCCCAGGCCCAACGTGTACTGGATCAACAAGACGGACAACAGCCTGCTGGACCAGGCTCTGCAGAATGACACTGTCTTCTTGAACACGCGGGGCTTGTACGACGTGGTCAGTGTGCTGAGGATCGCGCGGACCCCCAGCTTGAACATCGGCTGCTGCATAGAGAACGTGCTTCTGCGGCAGAACCTGACGGTCGGCAGCCAAACAG GAAACAACATCGGAGAGAGAGACAAGATCACAGAGAATCCAGTCAGTACCCGCGAGAAGACCGAGGTCACGTGGAGCGTCCTGGCTGTCCTGTGCCTGCTTGTGGCCGTGGCGGTGGCCATAGGCTGGGTGTGCAGGGACCGATGGCTCCGCCGCAGCTATGCAG GTGTCTGGGCTGTGAGGCCGGAGCCAGAGCTCGCTG
- the ICOSLG gene encoding ICOS ligand isoform X3: MRLGSPGLLLLLFSSLRADTQEKEVRAMVGSDVELSCACPEGSRFDLNDVYVYWQTSESKTVVTYHIPQNSSLDNVDSHYRNRALMSPAGMQRGDFSLRLFNVTPQDEQKFHCLVLSQSLGFQEVLSVVVTLHVAANFSVPVVSTPHNPSQDELTFTCTSINGYPRPNVYWINKTDNSLLDQALQNDTVFLNTRGLYDVVSVLRIARTPSLNIGCCIENVLLRQNLTVGSQTGNNIGERDKITENPVSTREKTEVTWSVLAVLCLLVAVAVAIGWVCRDRWLRRSYAGVWAVRPEPELAAES, encoded by the exons ATGCGGCTGGGCAG TCCTGGACTGCTCCTCCTGCTCTTCAGCAGCCTTCGAGCCG ATACTCAGGAGAAGGAAGTCAGAGCGATGGTGGGCAGCGACGTGGAGCTCAGCTGCGCGTGCCCCGAAGGAAGCCGTTTTGATTTAAATGACGTTTATGTATACTGGCAAACCAGCGAGTCGAAAACCGTGGTGACTTACCACATCCCGCAGAACAGCTCCTTGGACAACGTGGACAGCCACTACCGGAACCGGGCCCTGATGTCACCGGCCGGCATGCAGCGGGGCGACTTCTCCCTGCGCTTGTTCAACGTCACCCCCCAGGATGAGCAGAAGTTTCACTGCCTGGTATTGAGCCAATCCCTGGGATTCCAGGAGGTGCTGAGCGTTGTGGTCACACTGCATGTGGCAG caaacttcagCGTGCCTGTGGTCAGCACCCCCCACAACCCCTCCCAGGACGAGCTCACCTTCACGTGTACATCCATAAACGGCTACCCCAGGCCCAACGTGTACTGGATCAACAAGACGGACAACAGCCTGCTGGACCAGGCTCTGCAGAATGACACTGTCTTCTTGAACACGCGGGGCTTGTACGACGTGGTCAGTGTGCTGAGGATCGCGCGGACCCCCAGCTTGAACATCGGCTGCTGCATAGAGAACGTGCTTCTGCGGCAGAACCTGACGGTCGGCAGCCAAACAG GAAACAACATCGGAGAGAGAGACAAGATCACAGAGAATCCAGTCAGTACCCGCGAGAAGACCGAGGTCACGTGGAGCGTCCTGGCTGTCCTGTGCCTGCTTGTGGCCGTGGCGGTGGCCATAGGCTGGGTGTGCAGGGACCGATGGCTCCGCCGCAGCTATGCAG GTGTCTGGGCTGTGAGGCCGGAGCCAGAGCTCGCTG